From Sphingobium sp. RAC03, a single genomic window includes:
- a CDS encoding glycosyltransferase gives MKLNLIIPVYRNVELVKTCLESISANLDEIRAYNPKVIVINDSPDDEAVEEYLAECHKSGLIDLYIRNSANIGFVQSVNKGLAISRKNGAGALLINSDTITYKNTLIECVAVMLSDPQIGFVCPRSNNAAIATFPQAPNNLSGIATTPEICHISWQSVYRYLPRYTLAPTAVGFYMLISPQVVANFGHLDEAFGTGYEEENDLVMRAGKVGYRAALANHAYAYHSGSASFMLHEMDLKGQQQNNLQKMMERHPEFLPLVREFERSPEHRAMTQVKNLIPTVEGKLKVALNLLTMGRHHNGTNELIVNFIHWCDKRQFDEFEVYAICDKSVAEFHGIDQLENVKFRTEISPTYAVAIFFGQPFDLHHINVMEHLAPVNIYGMLDVIALDCSNLRYDSNVEPMWSYVARNASGLFFISQFAEDTFRHRFIRKDRAKKFTRLLPTSPKSYAARYDGVRLGREHVLVMGNHFAHKAAGSTGRMIANAIPSLSIIVMGNGSETSLRNLRELQAGVVPEKEMNDILAGSSVIILPSYYEGFGLSLMHALALGKPVVARDIPATREILATFLTVEGVYLYESDSELPELVRAAVAFGHSTVVEREPSDWNEWSRGLFEFATSLTSSPDLYDRLMDRIEDGDTLRFRHSVGNAASQSSSLASPSARDDVDSGATQKIWRESDATVDVASILALARLIHRRHGMGLADVA, from the coding sequence ATGAAACTCAATCTCATCATACCCGTTTATCGCAATGTCGAGTTGGTTAAGACTTGCCTCGAATCGATAAGCGCAAATCTGGATGAAATTCGGGCATATAATCCTAAGGTCATCGTCATTAACGATTCGCCTGATGATGAGGCGGTTGAAGAGTATCTCGCAGAATGTCACAAGTCGGGCTTGATTGACCTCTATATTCGTAATTCCGCCAATATAGGCTTCGTTCAAAGCGTTAACAAAGGGTTGGCGATCAGCCGAAAAAATGGCGCAGGCGCGCTTCTGATTAACAGCGACACGATCACCTACAAAAACACATTGATAGAATGCGTTGCGGTAATGTTATCGGATCCCCAAATTGGCTTTGTATGCCCGCGATCTAACAACGCCGCCATCGCAACATTTCCCCAAGCGCCAAATAATCTATCCGGCATCGCGACGACGCCGGAGATTTGTCACATAAGTTGGCAATCAGTCTACCGATATTTGCCTCGCTATACTTTAGCGCCCACAGCCGTAGGCTTCTATATGCTCATTTCCCCCCAAGTCGTGGCCAACTTCGGGCATCTGGATGAAGCCTTTGGGACTGGGTATGAAGAAGAAAATGATCTCGTGATGCGTGCTGGTAAAGTAGGTTATCGAGCAGCACTCGCCAATCACGCCTATGCCTATCATTCGGGATCGGCGTCTTTCATGCTTCACGAAATGGACCTGAAAGGCCAGCAGCAAAATAATCTTCAAAAAATGATGGAACGGCACCCGGAGTTTTTGCCGTTGGTTCGAGAATTTGAGCGTTCTCCTGAACATCGGGCCATGACCCAGGTAAAAAATCTAATACCCACTGTGGAGGGTAAGCTTAAGGTTGCTCTTAACCTGCTGACCATGGGCCGTCATCACAATGGCACGAACGAACTGATCGTGAATTTCATCCATTGGTGCGATAAGCGGCAGTTTGACGAATTTGAAGTTTACGCCATTTGCGATAAGTCCGTCGCCGAATTTCATGGTATCGACCAACTTGAAAATGTGAAATTCCGGACTGAAATATCGCCAACCTACGCCGTTGCTATCTTCTTTGGCCAGCCTTTCGACTTACATCATATAAATGTTATGGAGCATCTCGCTCCCGTTAATATATATGGAATGCTGGATGTCATTGCGCTTGATTGCAGCAATTTGCGCTATGATAGCAACGTGGAGCCGATGTGGTCCTATGTTGCGCGTAACGCAAGTGGGCTGTTCTTCATCAGCCAGTTTGCAGAAGATACGTTCCGTCATCGATTCATTCGAAAAGATCGTGCTAAGAAATTTACGCGCCTTTTGCCGACCAGCCCAAAATCTTATGCCGCCCGTTATGATGGTGTAAGATTAGGGCGGGAGCATGTCCTTGTTATGGGAAACCATTTTGCACATAAGGCTGCTGGCAGCACTGGCAGAATGATTGCTAATGCTATCCCCAGCCTCTCCATTATAGTCATGGGGAATGGAAGCGAAACGTCTCTCCGAAATCTGCGCGAACTTCAAGCTGGCGTCGTTCCTGAAAAGGAAATGAACGATATTCTGGCAGGCAGTAGCGTTATCATTTTGCCGTCATATTATGAGGGGTTTGGCCTTTCACTTATGCACGCCCTCGCACTAGGTAAGCCTGTGGTTGCCAGGGATATTCCAGCAACACGCGAGATACTGGCCACCTTTTTAACGGTTGAAGGCGTGTATCTCTATGAAAGCGACAGCGAACTACCTGAGTTGGTGCGGGCTGCTGTGGCTTTTGGCCATTCCACCGTGGTCGAACGTGAACCAAGCGACTGGAATGAGTGGTCACGCGGACTATTCGAATTTGCCACCAGCCTGACGTCTAGTCCTGACCTATATGATCGACTGATGGACCGCATTGAGGACGGGGACACGTTGCGTTTTCGTCATTCGGTCGGAAATGCGGCATCGCAATCTTCTTCCCTCGCTTCACCTTCTGCAAGAGATGACGTGGATAGCGGTGCAACGCAAAAAATTTGGCGCGAATCCGATGCGACTGTCGATGTTGCTTCGATCCTTGCGCTAGCCCGTCTTATTCACCGGCGGCATGGGATGGGGTTGGCGGACGTGGCGTAA
- the rfbB gene encoding dTDP-glucose 4,6-dehydratase: MANLIITGGAGFIGANFVRHWRKASPDDGIVVLDALTYAGNPANITDVPDVELVVGDICDTDLVSQLMADHDIDTIVHFAAESHVDRSITGPDAFVTTNVIGTHSLLKAAKTAWLDKGTGRPHRFHHVSTDEVYGTLELDDPAFSETTPYAPNSPYSASKAGSDHLVRAYHHTYGLETTTSNCSNNYGPYQFPEKLIPLFTINALSGKNLPIYGDGMNIRDWLHVEDHCIGIELILRKGRIGETYNVGGGQELPNIEVIREICRGVDAAFERNPALATMFPDAPAAQGRPSIDLMTYVQDRKGHDRRYAIDETKIRSELGYAPSRDFPQGFADTLNWFLDNQDWWRPLMNRAELGG, translated from the coding sequence ATGGCCAATCTGATCATCACTGGAGGAGCCGGTTTCATCGGCGCGAATTTCGTCCGTCATTGGCGCAAAGCGTCTCCCGATGACGGTATCGTCGTCCTCGATGCGCTGACCTATGCAGGCAATCCTGCCAACATTACCGATGTGCCCGACGTCGAATTGGTCGTCGGCGACATTTGCGATACCGACCTCGTTTCCCAACTGATGGCCGATCATGATATCGACACGATCGTTCATTTCGCGGCGGAAAGCCATGTCGACCGATCCATCACTGGCCCTGACGCCTTTGTGACGACCAATGTCATCGGCACGCACAGCCTGCTCAAGGCGGCCAAGACCGCCTGGCTCGACAAGGGCACCGGCCGCCCCCATCGCTTCCACCATGTCTCGACCGACGAAGTCTATGGCACGTTGGAACTGGATGATCCGGCGTTCAGCGAAACCACCCCCTATGCCCCCAACTCGCCCTATTCGGCGTCGAAGGCGGGATCGGACCATCTGGTTCGGGCCTATCATCACACCTATGGGCTGGAAACGACGACCAGCAATTGTTCGAACAATTATGGTCCCTACCAGTTTCCCGAAAAGCTGATCCCGCTGTTCACCATCAATGCGCTGTCGGGCAAAAATCTGCCTATCTATGGCGATGGCATGAATATCCGCGACTGGCTGCACGTCGAAGATCATTGCATCGGCATCGAACTCATTCTGCGCAAGGGCCGGATCGGCGAAACCTATAATGTCGGCGGCGGGCAGGAATTGCCTAACATCGAAGTGATTCGCGAAATCTGCCGCGGTGTGGATGCCGCTTTCGAGCGCAATCCCGCCCTCGCGACGATGTTCCCCGATGCGCCCGCCGCGCAGGGCCGCCCTTCGATCGACCTGATGACCTATGTGCAGGACCGCAAGGGCCATGACCGTCGCTATGCCATCGACGAAACCAAAATTCGCAGCGAATTGGGCTACGCTCCATCGCGTGATTTCCCGCAGGGTTTTGCTGACACACTCAACTGGTTCCTGGATAACCAGGACTGGTGGCGTCCATTGATGAACCGCGCTGAGTTGGGTGGCTAA
- a CDS encoding phytanoyl-CoA dioxygenase family protein — protein sequence MSKNDDPAFHSRFGGLWVDRDDWRQQITARHLTSEQINQIEFFVRNGFIILHAAATPEKVDAFRRKIETSFREGNKDVLYQRHDGYDTLPLSQPEDRLGVRVVDSFVPFSEALDLFSSPSLIAFLQLIFDADPLLFQSLSFDQGSQQGLHQDTAYVVVDQPLELAACWIALEDIQPGSGELMYVPGSHRLPDWNFGGDRKHWVATEDGKEPHDDWARHLTQHAKDSQYGVQYFLPKKGDILVWHADLAHGGAPVKNPDLTRQSLVGHFCPQGRSPHFFSTSPHLATIRHRGSLAYCSQHYDLAGRPDQTRTDAKIPPQQNFMSSIEAFRQATKKQAS from the coding sequence GTGAGTAAGAATGATGATCCCGCTTTCCACTCGCGATTTGGTGGCTTGTGGGTGGACCGCGACGACTGGCGTCAGCAGATAACGGCCCGTCATTTGACATCCGAGCAAATAAATCAGATCGAATTTTTTGTTAGAAACGGCTTTATCATTCTACACGCTGCCGCAACACCAGAAAAAGTTGATGCATTTCGACGTAAAATAGAGACGTCTTTTCGCGAAGGAAATAAAGACGTCCTTTATCAGCGGCATGATGGCTATGATACTTTGCCATTAAGTCAACCTGAGGACAGATTGGGCGTACGTGTCGTCGATTCTTTTGTGCCGTTTTCGGAAGCTCTCGATCTTTTTTCTTCTCCATCATTGATTGCATTTTTGCAGCTGATATTCGACGCTGATCCCCTGTTGTTTCAGAGCTTGAGTTTCGATCAAGGGTCGCAACAGGGACTCCATCAAGACACGGCTTATGTTGTTGTCGATCAACCGTTAGAACTAGCCGCCTGCTGGATCGCGTTGGAAGATATTCAACCGGGTTCAGGCGAACTGATGTATGTTCCCGGTAGCCATCGGCTGCCCGACTGGAATTTTGGTGGGGACAGAAAACATTGGGTTGCCACCGAGGATGGGAAGGAGCCTCATGACGATTGGGCTCGGCATCTAACGCAGCATGCCAAAGATAGCCAATATGGAGTCCAATACTTCCTCCCCAAAAAAGGCGATATATTGGTATGGCACGCGGATTTGGCGCATGGCGGCGCGCCAGTCAAAAACCCCGACCTGACGCGGCAAAGTTTGGTCGGCCATTTTTGTCCGCAAGGGCGGTCACCCCATTTTTTTTCGACGTCTCCCCATTTGGCCACCATTCGTCATCGCGGTTCGCTTGCTTATTGCAGCCAGCATTATGACCTCGCCGGGCGACCCGATCAAACGCGGACGGACGCTAAAATACCCCCGCAACAAAATTTTATGTCGAGCATAGAGGCATTTCGTCAGGCGACGAAAAAGCAGGCCTCCTGA